From Plasmodium relictum strain SGS1 genome assembly, chromosome: 8, the proteins below share one genomic window:
- a CDS encoding cleavage and polyadenylation specificity factor, putative, whose amino-acid sequence MNYYCKTKIIIKVLGAGQTVGRSCVIVELENRKVMFDCGCHLGYKDERKYPNFNLLISDDKYEKKFEEGNCYENLNSEVNISIVNSSISDKEKLINKLKKINEIIDCVIISHFHMDHIGALPFFTEILKYRGIIIMSYPTKALSPILLLDSCRVADMKWEKKNFERQIKMLNEKSDELLNYNVNCLKKDPWNINEDNIYNCINKVIGLQINETYELGNMSITPYYAGHVLGACIFKIEVNNFSVIYTGDYNTVPDKHLGSAKIPSLSPEIFISESTYATYIRPTRKSSELELCNLVHECVNKGGKVLIPVFAIGRAQELSILLDDYWKKMKINYPIYFGCGLTENANKYYKIYSSWINSSCISTKKKNLFDFTNIFPFMNNYLNENRPMVLFATPGMLHTGLSLKAFKCWANNAKNLIILPGYCVQGTVGHKLIMGERKISVDANTYVNVSCKVIYLSFSAHADSNGIQQLIKHVLPQNVIFVHGEKNGMEKLSKHITNQHFVNSICPSLGQKCEFNFYKENINFVYMHYNLYKKVLQNLKINKEENNTLLKDEKILDKEDFRLSSYNDNMTIPFNSYIFYCTINQKPFLFFFSKKALISYLKKKSFPIFIYHKNQIINSKNIFHQSEKESILTKLKQKKKKKKSTNMKNAKSCKVKKNIDKSSSMKTHTLRKDKNNNSVDNNNSPIINSINLKNDVISKNTINEKNENTLDSPTRSYKSDYEETSEKNYSEVNNKKLIKKEIMKKNIELAGNYLNSLNKCSFTSGNEKNLTKIYPDDPTSLNFSNNNVSLYKNDLIDNTNDNNESIRNKKINNNNRENKIKNDNDDSINSYNEEINNVKFSDEYENTFDKDDFNEGRENYNFVHNEDKIYFPLLNLRFKENINISYQSFYNFVITFFQEIMNTKNKKKINFLGKKVIIKNTKYKESFYFFLSFHSLRAIHDGNDSLLIQWSYIDDTPDSVIHKFINSIHKYIQDT is encoded by the coding sequence atgaattattattgcaaaacaaaaattataataaaagttCTAGGAGCGGGTCAAACAGTTGGTAGATCATGTGTTATAGTAGAATTGGAGAATAGAAAAGTTATGTTTGATTGTGGTTGTCATTTAGGTTATAAAGATGAGAGAAAATACCCaaactttaatttattaataagcgatgataaatatgaaaaaaaatttgaggAAGGAAATTGTTATGAAAACTTAAATAGTGAAGTAAATATAAGTATAGTAAATAGTAGCATTTcggataaagaaaaattaataaataaattaaaaaaaattaatgaaataattgATTGTGTAATTATAAGCCATTTTCATATGGATCACATAGGAGCACTACCTTTTTTCacagaaatattaaaatataggGGAATCATAATAATGAGTTATCCTACTAAAGCATTGAGCCCAATTTTATTGTTAGATAGCTGTAGAGTTGCAGATATGAaatgggaaaaaaaaaatttcgaaagacaaataaaaatgcttaatgaaaaatcagatgaattattaaattataatgtaaattgtttaaaaaaagatcCATGGAATATTAACgaagataatatatataattgtatTAATAAAGTTATAGGATTGCAAATTAACGAAACCTATGAATTAGGAAATATGTCAATTACTCCTTATTATGCTGGGCACGTTTTAGGTGCttgtatatttaaaattgaagtaaataattttagtGTCATATATACAGGAGATTATAATACAGTACCTGATAAACATTTAGGTAGCGCAAAAATACCATCATTGTCTCCTGAAATTTTCATATCTGAATCAACATATGCCACATATATTAGGCCTACTAGGAAATCATCAGAATTAGAATTGTGTAATCTAGTTCATGAATGTGTTAATAAAGGAGGTAAAGTTTTAATTCCAGTTTTTGCTATAGGAAGAGCCCAAGAATTATCTATATTATTAGATGACTATtggaaaaaaatgaaaattaattATCCCATATACTTTGGATGTGGTTTAACAGAAAAtgcaaataaatattataagatATATTCTTCTTGGATTAATAGCAGCTGTATatctacaaaaaaaaaaaatttatttgattttacAAACATATTTCCATTtatgaataattatttaaatgaaaataggCCTATGGTTTTATTTGCTACTCCAGGAATGTTGCATACAGGATTATCTTTAAAAGCTTTTAAATGCTGGGCAAACAAtgcaaaaaatttaataatattaccTGGGTATTGTGTACAAGGTACTGTTGGTCACAAATTAATAATGGgagaaagaaaaatttcAGTAGATGCAAATACATATGTTAATGTTTCATGTAAAGTTATTTATTTGTCTTTTTCAGCTCATGCTGATTCTAATGGTATACAACAACTTATAAAACACGTATTACCTCAAAATGTCATTTTTGTACATGGTGAAAAAAATGGAATggaaaaattatcaaaacaTATCACTAATCAACACTTCGTTAATTCTATATGCCCTTCTCTTGGGCAGAAATgtgaatttaatttttataaagaaaatataaacttTGTTTATATgcattataatttatataaaaaagtacttcaaaatttaaaaataaataaagaagaaaataatacattgttaaaagatgaaaaaattttagataAAGAAGATTTCAGATTATCATcttataatgataatatgACTATTCCTTTTaattcttatatattttattgtaCGATTAATCAAAAAcctttccttttctttttttcaaaaaaagcattaatatcatatttaaaaaaaaagtcttttccaatttttatatatcataaaaaccaaataattaattcaaaaaacatttttcatCAAAGTGAAAAAGAGAGCATCCTTACAAAACTTAaacagaagaaaaagaaaaagaaaagcaCAAATATGAAGAATGCAAAATCAtgtaaagttaaaaaaaacattgaTAAATCTTCTAGTATGAAAACACATACATTAAGAAAggacaaaaataataattctgtggataataataattctcCAATTATAAACTCTATTAATCTTAAAAATGATgtaatatcaaaaaatacaataaatgaaaagaatGAAAACACTCTTGATTCACCTACCCGTTCATATAAAAGTGATTATGAAGAAACctcagaaaaaaattattctgaagttaataataaaaaattgataaaaaaagaaattatgaaaaaaaatatagaattagctggtaattatttaaattctttGAACAAATGTTCATTTACATCCggtaatgaaaaaaatctAACTAAAATTTATCCTGATGATCCAacttcattaaatttttcaaataacAACGTTTCCTTATATAAAAACGATTTAATCGATAATactaatgataataatgaaagcataagaaataaaaaaattaacaataataatagggaaaataaaattaaaaatgataacGATGATagtattaacagttataatgAAGAGATTAATAATGTGAAGTTTAGTGATGAATATGAGAATACATTTGATAAGGATGATTTTAATGAAGGAAGGGagaattataattttgttcacaatgaagataaaatatattttcctcTTCTTAATTTAagatttaaagaaaatataaatataagttATCAAAGCTTTTACAACTTTGTTATTACATTTTTCCAAGAAATTATGaatactaaaaataaaaaaaaaattaattttttaggaaaaaaagttattattaaaaatacaaaatataaagagagtttttatttttttttgtcttttcATTCATTAAGAGCTATTCATGATGGGAATGATTCATTACTAATTCAGTGGTCATATATAGATGATACACCTGACTCTGTTAttcataaatttataaattcgATTCACAAATACATTCAAGATacttaa